Proteins from a single region of Kluyveromyces lactis strain NRRL Y-1140 chromosome C complete sequence:
- the SIP3 gene encoding Sip3p (similar to uniprot|P38717 Saccharomyces cerevisiae YNL257C SIP3 Protein that activates transcription through interaction with DNA-bound Snf1p C-terminal region has a putative leucine zipper motif potential Cdc28p substrate and to uniprot|P38851 Saccharomyces cerevisiae YHR155W YSP1 Hypothetical ORF) translates to MTAYETRRNDKLTRLTALAYKEASIDTPSFRTSANHFHMQVLALENWIQENTNLSKNQALSGLAELNKDEDSMIDRLLPPLPYLNNGLVENQAYTPAMVNEFQLALKTFASSISSLMYGNPETYLSTYLDILVKVVKPYKEVRENFDYYQGRYDMLNKNYHELKISALMNTESIREKAIELFDIRKLYRDASFDLLWSIGTIQIKLDELISKMIASTIPSTAQNKNAKYSINISDELELEFSRYRKWTQALSICLDNSTEHLQKLKSQICEYCETSFEPSKDLRTYDITNINSAALIKNTKPSENKKSGWLYVKTKIKASGRFTWLKRWCFLERGMFGMLMLSPSKTFVEESDKFGVLLISCNYNPHEDRRYCFDLRIINKDETAESQDIILTLQAETLEELSSWLTLFSYAKKEAYKLDNKSPEYSMLLSRVSPLFIEFACSSITEIDFQTTSVTEHQTHSLLNIIQANPNIANDFGVFKNPTFRFPVMTQATKLAVISNAFTEDQGLSGAIPANIWGCTATSHSFRLTDPRDDKFPIDNNAWNPISYPAYYPEKLKSDDLLFRTLFTGFLNIEICDSELLLFKEPCICSFSSVSRYPSTMFATSNMLYFYTNFMGFVYLNEYSFKSIVGVSVVSNELEMDSGKLEIDLKNKSKIVVEAFYCDPYCLSEKILGALETTLQKSDLRIDQLIIKLDNIESTFARKESSNPKTLIPEMSLVRSLNIDKMNMRQRQQKFQLEHDSIFRMDFHVPSRALAHLMFGDKSTVFHECTFLSRSKTKHDAVGAWFINPETKELVRKMRFRLRLARALISDNKVHRSTNTDFSYMDILQTLTKTSENFYYEIDQKTGFFSLPLTKLFCIETKYVIIDNPKNDYNTKIRKTPGSSCSLYTYYNVIFVNSNSLKPVSSLNYIDKFIKATVLSILGNESRILKHVLSTYVSKLGNSSKIVKAIRLGGQIGVANQATPADAEYMINSISNQVVYTKMLIFKLAIKWIFLFWSKLCINGIRFFFGMIYGLMTNLMMLNRLVLGLFLLSILTNLYLMQRATFDYWAYKKAEKFADSIVDLKSVDMERSISLDDLTILTKELTSKNEVIEHFLADSPYSKGSYHDIRNDMALRRNEILIELSLLNNVERELIGTDFKSFLLKEVERCSIVQNSYKDVMENNTKLREYCNSCKEQLRSFNSLL, encoded by the coding sequence ATGACTGCATATGAAACTAGAAGAAATGACAAACTGACAAGGCTTACAGCTTTGGCTTACAAAGAAGCCTCAATAGATACTCCATCCTTTAGAACTAGTGCCAACCATTTCCATATGCAAGTACTTGCCTTGGAAAACTGGATTCAAGAGAATACGAATTTATCTAAGAACCAGGCTTTATCAGGGCTCGCAGAACTcaataaagatgaagacTCTATGATTGATAGACTGCTCCCACCTCTTCCGTATTTGAATAACGGTTTAGTTGAGAATCAAGCATATACACCAGCAATGGTAAATGAGTTTCAATTAGCCTTGAAAACATTTGCATCTAGCATATCGTCATTGATGTACGGTAATCCTGAAACATACCTTTCAACATATCTTGATATCTTGGTGAAAGTAGTCAAGCCTTATAAGGAAGTAAGGGAGAATTTTGATTATTACCAAGGAAGATATGACATGTTAAATAAAAACTACCATGAACTAAAGATATCAGCTTTGATGAATACGGAATCCATCCGAGAGAAGGCGATAGAACTCTTTGATATTAGAAAACTATATCGGGACGCTTCTTTTGACTTATTATGGAGTATAGGAACTATCCAGATaaaacttgatgaattgatctCAAAGATGATAGCATCAACAATTCCTTCAACTGctcaaaataaaaatgcaAAGTACAGTATCAATATATCAGACGAGCTTGAATTAGAATTCAGTCGTTACAGGAAATGGACTCAagctctttcaatttgCTTGGATAATTCCACagaacatcttcaaaagctAAAAAGTCAGATATGCGAGTATTGCGAAACATCTTTTGAACCATCAAAAGATTTAAGAACATATGATATCACAAATATCAACAGCGCAGCACTTATCAAGAACACGAAACCTTCAGAAAATAAGAAGTCTGGTTGGTTATACGtgaaaaccaaaataaAAGCAAGCGGAAGATTCACCTGGCTAAAGCGATGGTGTTTTTTAGAAAGGGGAATGTTTGGTATGCTAATGCTATCACCTTCAAAAAcatttgttgaagaaagcGATAAATTCGGAGTTTTATTAATTTCCTGCAACTACAATCCACACGAAGACCGGAGATATTGTTTTGACTTGAGGATCATAAATAAGGATGAGACTGCAGAATCGCAAGACATAATCCTCACTCTTCAGGCAGAAACACTTGAGGAACTCAGTTCATGGCTGACGCTGTTTAGTTACGCAAAAAAAGAGGCATACAAGCTCGATAACAAATCTCCTGAGTATTCGATGCTCCTTTCCCGTGTTTCTCCCTTGTTCATCGAGTTTGCTTGTTCATCTATTACAGAGATTGATTTCCAGACTACATCAGTTACTGAACACCAGACACATTCACTGCTCAATATTATTCAGGCTAACCCTAATATTGCCAATGATTTTGGGGTTTTCAAAAATCCCACGTTCCGATTCCCCGTAATGACTCAAGCTACAAAACTAGCCGTTATTTCCAATGCTTTCACCGAAGATCAAGGTCTTTCGGGTGCTATACCAGCAAATATATGGGGTTGTACTGCCACAAGTCATTCCTTCAGGTTAACTGATCCAAGAGACGACAAATTTCCGATCGATAATAATGCATGGAACCCAATATCTTACCCAGCATACTATCCTGAGAAACTTAAATCGGATGATTTACTTTTCAGAACTCTTTTTACAGGCTTTCTCAACATCGAAATTTGCGACAGTGAGCTTCTCCTATTTAAAGAACCCTGCATATGctccttttcttcagtgaGCCGGTATCCCTCGACGATGTTTGCCACTTCGAATATGTTATACTTCTACACTAATTTCATGGGATTCGTGTATTTAAATGAATATTCCTTCAAAAGTATTGTGGGAGTCTCTGTAGTGTCCAATGAACTTGAGATGGACAGTGgaaaattggaaattgaCTTGAAGAATAAATCGAAAATAGTAGTCGAGGCCTTCTACTGTGATCCATATTGCTTAAGCGAAAAAATATTGGGAGCATTGGAGACTACATTGCAGAAGAGCGACCTGAGAATTGATCAACTTATAATTAAGCTTGACAATATCGAATCAACTTTCGCTAGAAAAGAGAGTAGCAATCCTAAGACATTAATTCCTGAAATGTCATTAGTACGAAGCTTGAACATAGACAAGATGAACATGAGACAGCGACAGCAAAAATTCCAGTTAGAGCATGATTCAATATTCAGAATGGATTTCCACGTTCCAAGCAGAGCCTTAGCTCACTTAATGTTTGGTGACAAATCAACAGTTTTCCACGAATGTACGTTTTTATCTAGATCGAAGACCAAACATGATGCTGTAGGTGCGTGGTTCATCAATCCAGAGACTAAAGAGCTCGTACGGAAGATGAGATTTCGTCTAAGACTAGCCAGAGCACTTATTTCTGATAATAAAGTTCATCGGTCGACGAACACCGATTTCAGTTACATGGATATTTTACAGACTCTAACAAAAACGTCTGAGAATTTTTATTATGAGATTGATCAAAAGACAGgcttcttttctcttccttTAACTAAATTATTTTGCATTGAGACGAAGTATGTGATAATCGATAACCCTAAAAATGACTATAACACCAAAATTAGGAAAACCCCGGGTTCATCTTGTTCATTATACACTTATTACAACGTTATTTTTGTGAATTCAAACTCATTAAAACCTGTATCATCATTAAACTATATCgataaattcatcaaggCAACTGTTTTATCGATTTTGGGGAATGAATCGCGAATTTTGAAACATGTTCTATCGACATATGTTAGCAAGCTTGGAAACAGCTCAAAGATTGTCAAGGCAATAAGATTGGGTGGACAAATTGGTGTTGCTAACCAAGCGACTCCTGCAGATGCCGAATATATGATCAACTCCATATCTAACCAGGTTGTGTATACAAAAATGTTGATTTTCAAACTAGCCATCAAGTGGATATTCTTATTCTGGTCCAAACTATGTATAAACGGAAtcagatttttttttggtatGATTTATGGGTTAATGACAAACTTAATGATGCTAAACAGACTTGTCCTTGGtttgtttttattatcGATTTTGACGAACCTATATTTAATGCAACGTGCCACATTTGATTACTGGGCTTATAAGAAAGCTGAAAAGTTTGCAGATTCCATTGTGGACTTGAAATCAGTAGACATGGAAAGATCAATTTCGCTAGATGATCTTACAATATTGACAAAAGAGCTAACGTCCAAAAACGAAGTCATCGAACATTTCCTTGCCGATAGCCCATATTCTAAGGGTTCATACCACGATATTCGAAACGATATGGCATTAAGAAGAAACGAAATCCTAATTGAACTTTCCTTGTTGAATAACGTTGAGAGAGAACTTATTGGAACAGATTTCAAGAGTTTCCTTTTGAAGGAAGTCGAACGTTGTTCAATCGTACAGAATTCCTACAAAGATGTCATGGAAAACAACACAAAACTCAGAGAATATTGTAATAGCTGTAAAGAACAACTTAGATCTTTTAATTCACTATTATAG
- the TGL2 gene encoding triglyceride lipase (similar to uniprot|P54857 Saccharomyces cerevisiae YDR058C TGL2 Triglyceride Lipase), with protein sequence MLEYDVTTARSLFLSTFTSLFASDYSFYIHRFSFLKELIPLSKAKDEGLVKDRVIKSIPPIEQYKAPKYPIVLCHGLSGFDKLILIPSIFQLTKMIKASILSNHSDSFMQEDDDKDIQSDALVHVDYWIGVREALEARGCTVITAKVPSFGSIEERAKVLNSFIDTELGKVKRTLAKGDVYNTNEVNSKSFKKEDKIKVNLIAHSMGGLDCRYLISHIPNKNFEVCSLTTISTPHHGSEMADYVVGLFSDMTQTFDVNTKKKLLPPAFYQLTTTYCSHFNKITPDDPSVAYFSYGACFKPRWYNMFYMSWCVISNLSGGVPNDGMVSIQSARWGRYLGTLENVDHSDLINWKNRLQKEFQYRLQGTLKKPQNPDIDILHFYLKVTENLANLGF encoded by the coding sequence ATGCTTGAATATGATGTTACTACAGCTAGAAGCTTGTTTTTATCTACTTTTACCTCCTTATTTGCTTCAGATTATTCCTTTTACATCCATAGATTCAGCTTCCTGAAAGAACTTATACCTCTTTCGAAGGCGAAAGATGAAGGATTGGTAAAAGATAGAGTCATCAAGAGTATACCACCAATAGAACAATACAAAGCCCCGAAATATCCGATTGTATTATGTCATGGACTCTCTGGCTTCGATAAACTGATATTGATACCTTCGATTTTCCAGTTAACGAAAATGATCAAAGCTAGCATACTATCCAACCATTCAGACTCATTTATGCAAGAAGACGATGACAAAGACATTCAGTCTGACGCCTTAGTACACGTTGATTACTGGATAGGGGTTCGGGAAGCTTTGGAGGCAAGAGGTTGTACTGTAATTACCGCCAAAGTACCAAGCTTCGGTAgcattgaagaaagagcaAAGGTATTAAATTCCTTCATTGATACAGAATTGGGCAAAGTCAAAAGGACTTTAGCCAAAGGAGACGTATACAACACTAATGAGGTTAACTCgaaatctttcaaaaaggAAGACAAGATTAAGGTCAACCTTATAGCACATTCTATGGGTGGATTGGATTGTAGATACCTCATCTCCCATATACCGAATAAAAATTTCGAAGTTTGCAGCCTAACTACGATTTCTACGCCACACCATGGCTCTGAAATGGCTGATTATGTGGTAGGACTATTCAGTGATATGACACAAACTTTTGATGTCAATACTAAAAAGAAGCTGTTACCTCCAGCTTTTTACCAATTGACGACAACCTATTGCTCacatttcaataaaataaCGCCGGATGACCCTAGCGTAGCTTACTTCAGTTATGGCGCCTGTTTCAAACCGCGATGGTATAACATGTTTTATATGTCATGGTGCGTGATATCAAATTTATCTGGCGGAGTACCTAACGATGGAATGGTAAGCATACAAAGTGCAAGATGGGGCCGTTATTTGGGGACGCTTGAGAACGTCGATCACTCTGATTTAATAAACTGGAAAAATCGATTACAGAAAGAGTTTCAATATCGTCTGCAAGGtactttgaagaaacctCAAAACCCTGATATTGACATTTTGCATTTTTACCTTAAAGTCACAGAGAACCTTGCCAACTTAGGATTTTAG
- the COQ6 gene encoding putative N,N-dimethylaniline monooxygenase COQ6 (similar to uniprot|P53318 Saccharomyces cerevisiae YGR255C COQ6 Putative flavin-dependent monooxygenase involved in ubiquinone (Coenzyme Q) biosynthesis located on the matrix side of the mitochondrial inner membrane): MLSSRILSRSFFASAVNLQAKLTDVLIVGGGPAGLTLAAAIKQSPHLSDLSTVLVDAGDLKEKIGGFYHDPPDNFTNRVISLTPQSKHFLENTVGVSLMEERIQPFDGLYVTDGCSNGTLEMERDSMGFMVEILNIQSSLLAKLRSSNAPNLDLIDKTKVQSIEYEDPEDTKSWPVVTLDSGEQYKTRLLIGADGFNSPVRKFSGIESRGWFYERFGVVATLKLEYPPFKIRGWQRFLPTGPVAHLPLPGTNSTLVWSTTEPLSRLLLSLDDDVFVALVNAAFILEDVDLEYYYKSLQEGTITGEELIQDVDFRINEKFNSFKDDSVIDEKYPPKVIDILDKSRGRFPLKLSHADTYVAERIALVGDAAHTTHPLAGQGLNMGQGDVESLIKALEKARQRGLDIGSLLALEPYWADRYPTNNMLLGVVDKLHKLYSTDFGPLVSLRTFGLNLVNSLQPLKDLMVGKVSGPSK, encoded by the coding sequence ATGTTGTCTAGCCGGATTTTGAGCAGGTCTTTTTTTGCGTCTGCTGTTAACCTTCAAGCTAAGTTAACAGATGTGCTTATTGTTGGCGGTGGTCCTGCCGGGTTGACATTGGCTGCTGCTATCAAACAATCTCCCCACTTATCGGATCTATCAACTGTATTGGTCGATGCAGGtgatttgaaggaaaaaataGGCGGTTTCTACCATGATCCACCAGACAATTTCACCAATAGAGTGATCAGTTTAACACCCCAATCTAAGCACTTCTTAGAGAATACTGTTGGGGTATCGTTGATGGAAGAGAGAATTCAGCCCTTTGATGGTCTATACGTTACAGATGGATGCTCTAATGGTACTTTAGAGATGGAACGGGATTCAATGGGGTTTATGGTTGAAATCTTGAACATTCAAAGTTCGTTGTTGGCGAAACTACGTTCAAGTAATGCACCAAATTTGGATCTTATTGACAAAACAAAAGTCCAAAGTATTGAATATGAAGATCCCGAAGATACTAAATCATGGCCGGTGGTGACCCTAGACAGTGGGGAACAATATAAGACACGCTTGTTGATAGGTGCCGATGGATTCAACAGTCCAGTTCGGAAATTTTCTGGGATTGAGTCAAGAGGCTGGTTTTACGAGAGATTCGGAGTCGTAGCTACCTTGAAACTAGAATATCCTCCGTTCAAAATTAGAGGATGGCAAAGATTCTTACCAACTGGACCAGTGGCTCATCTTCCATTACCAGGTACGAACTCTACGTTAGTTTGGAGTACCACTGAACCATTATCAAGATTGTTATTATCTTTGGATGACGACGTATTTGTGGCCTTGGTCAACGCAGCGTTCATCTTGGAGGACGTTGATCTCGAATATTACTATAAGTCCTTACAGGAGGGAACTATTACGGGCgaagaattgattcaaGATGTTGACTTCAGAATCAATGAGAAATTtaattcattcaaagacGACTCTGTCATCGACGAAAAATACCCCCCTAAGGTGATTGACATCTTGGATAAATCAAGAGGGAGATTCCCACTAAAACTCTCTCATGCTGACACATATGTCGCTGAAAGAATTGCCCTTGTTGGCGATGCAGCACATACGACACATCCATTGGCAGGTCAAGGCTTGAATATGGGGCAAGGTGATGTGGAGTCTCTCATTAAAGCATTGGAAAAGGCTAGACAAAGAGGATTAGACATTGGTTCTCTGTTGGCTTTAGAACCGTACTGGGCAGACCGCTATCCTACCAACAACATGTTACTAGGTGTGGTAGACAAGCTACATAAGCTATACTCTACAGATTTCGGTCCTCTAGTTTCCTTGAGAACGTTTGGCTTAAATTTAGTCAACAGCTTACAACCTTTGAAAGATCTGATGGTAGGAAAAGTTAGCGGACCAAGTAAATAG
- the FOL1 gene encoding trifunctional dihydropteroate synthetase/dihydrohydroxymethylpterin pyrophosphokinase/dihydroneopterin aldolase FOL1 (similar to uniprot|P53848 Saccharomyces cerevisiae YNL256W FOL1 Multifunctional enzyme of the folic acid biosynthesis pathway has dihydropteroate synthetase dihydro-6-hydroxymethylpterin pyrophosphokinase and dihydroneopterin aldolase activities), giving the protein MTKSVVPAGRRWVSHDQVHVKSLDVKAVVGPDSWDQLKPQNLKVTLHMQTDFKKSSITDDLKYSLNYAVVSRDISNHVQKNIKRNYKDVNTFGRNIVEYAKKSYPGINALTVEVESKEANIRSNSIKSTTSDSHDELDHIIISDFKILTLIGVFTFERLKRQYVDFTIKLPIAEGSDVPQYDKIINQVTEYVENSNFKTVEALVETAAQVVLTNNGYFFDRPSLPIEVKVMKLNAITETEGVGVSCERCYDDFKSVAPISLPVAKSKVINSCTGGDFDLPVQNIKLDKDSWKSAILAFGSNIGDRFKNVVEAVSLLKAHKDVEVVCSSSLFESEPMYFKDQQPFLNGCIKIKTRLLPDALLELCKKIEYDELNRVKHFDNGPRTIDLDIVTYYDSNGADFSMNTPELTIPHPRMLERSFVLEPLCELISPCCVHPITAEPIHNHLKQLYENDNPEDVLWKLVPVGDKFLKFKIQWEKDILTGLRRPVSSSSAYLMGVVNVTPDSFSDGAQDYDNKEVVVSKIEAMVSAALELHEIVILDIGGCSTRPGSLQASEEEELARILPIINAVTTSKSIPLDKVVISIDTYRSVVAEAAISAGVGIINDISGGVFDPRILQVVSKHPNVAYVLSHIRGTIDSMSSETSYLTSDENVKEYISGKEGNEIDNLFIKTIGREVCSRYQDTFRNNIFRWQLFLDPGIGFAKVGKQNLELIKGIPLLRNYSCIIGNEYYSLINLPVLVGPSRKKFIGDITKTPSAKDRDFATGAIVSACVANGCDIIRVHDVANISKALKLLNELYRN; this is encoded by the coding sequence ATGACGAAAAGTGTTGTACCAGCTGGTCGAAGGTGGGTTTCGCACGATCAAGTGCATGTAAAGAGCCTCGATGTTAAAGCTGTTGTTGGTCCAGATTCTTGGGATCAGCTGAAACCgcagaatttgaaagtGACATTGCATATGCAGACCGACTTCAAGAAATCGTCGATTACggatgatttgaaatactCTTTAAACTATGCAGTTGTCTCCAGAGATATATCCAATCATGTTCAAAAAAACATTAAACGCAATTACAAAGATGTGAACACTTTTGGAAGGAATATTGTGGAATATGCCAAGAAATCATACCCTGGCATCAATGCGTTGACCGTAGAAGTGGAATCTAAGGAAGCAAACATCAGATCTAATAGTATCAAAAGTACTACCAGTGATTCCCATGATGAGTTGGATCACATTATAATCTCGGACTTCAAGATATTGACACTTATTGGCGTCTTTACTTTTGAACGTTTGAAAAGGCAATACGTAGATTTTACCATTAAATTGCCTATTGCCGAAGGCTCTGATGTTCCACAATATGACAAAATTATTAACCAGGTTACAGAATACGTAGAAAACTCTAATTTCAAGACCGTGGAAGCCTTAGTTGAAACTGCTGCTCAGGTTGTTTTGACAAACAACGGctatttctttgatagaCCCTCACTTCCAATCGAAGTTAAGGTTATGAAATTAAATGCCATTACCGAAACAGAAGGGGTGGGTGTTTCTTGCGAACGATGTTATGATGACTTCAAGTCCGTAGCGCCAATATCCCTTCCAGTGGCCAAATCCAAAGTCATAAATTCATGCACTGGTGGTGATTTTGATCTCCCTGTCCAGAACATTAAATTAGATAAGGACTCTTGGAAATCTGCAATATTAGCTTTTGGATCCAATATTGGTGATAGATTCAAAAATGTCGTAGAAGCCGTGAGCCTGTTGAAAGCTCATAAAGATGTAGAAGTGGTGTGCTCTTCATCATTGTTTGAAAGTGAACCAATGTACTTCAAAGATCAACAGCCTTTCCTAAATGGATgtatcaaaatcaagaCAAGGCTTTTACCTGACGCATTACTCGAATTGTgtaaaaaaattgaatatgATGAACTAAACAGAGTTAAACATTTTGATAACGGACCACGTACTATTGACTTAGATATCGTAACATATTACGACTCGAATGGTGctgatttttcaatgaataCGCCAGAACTAACTATTCCTCATCCCAGAATGCTTGAACGAAGCTTTGTTTTAGAGCCTTTATGCGAATTGATCAGCCCTTGTTGTGTACATCCGATAACTGCGGAACCTATTCACAATCACTTGAAGCAGCTTTACGAGAACGATAATCCTGAAGATGTACTCTGGAAATTGGTGCCTGTGGGTGataaattcttgaaatttaaaATTCAATGGGAAAAGGATATCTTAACCGGTTTAAGACGTCCTGTGTCTAGTAGTTCAGCGTACTTGATGGGGGTTGTCAATGTAACACCAGATTCTTTTTCTGATGGAGCTCAAGATTATGACAATAAAGAAGTAGTCGTATCGAAGATTGAAGCAATGGTTTCTGCAGCACTCGAATTACATGAAATAGTAATTCTTGATATTGGAGGTTGTTCAACAAGACCGGGCTCCTTGCAGGCCtctgaagaggaagaactAGCAAGAATTCTTCCCATCATTAATGCAGTCACCacatcaaaatcaattcctTTGGATAAAGTCGTTATATCTATTGATACTTATCGTTCTGTTGTCGCAGAAGCAGCAATTTCCGCGGGTGTGGGTATAATCAATGATATATCAGGTGGGGTTTTTGATCCAAGAATTTTACAAGTGGTGAGCAAGCATCCTAATGTTGCTTATGTTCTTTCCCATATCAGAGGCACTATCGATTCGATGTCGTCCGAAACCTCTTATTTGACTTCAGACGAAAACGTTAAGGAGTACATTTCCGGCAAGGAAGGAAATGAGATCGACAATCTATTTATTAAAACAATCGGCAGAGAAGTATGTTCGAGATATCAAGACACTTTTAGGAATAACATTTTCCGTTGGCAATTGTTTTTGGATCCTGGAATTGGATTTGCCAAAGTTGGTAAGCAAAATCTCGAGTTAATAAAAGGTATTCCTCTACTACGGAACTATTCTTGTATCATTGGTAATGAGTACTATTCTTTAATAAATCTTCCTGTGTTGGTTGGACCATCTAGAAAGAAGTTCATTGGAGATATAACAAAGACTCCTAGTGCCAAAGATAGAGATTTCGCAACAGGAGCGATAGTGTCCGCTTGCGTAGCAAACGGATGCGACATAATCAGGGTACATGATGTTGCTAATATTAGCAAGGCATTGAAACTCTTAAATGAACTTTATAGAAACTAG
- the GIS2 gene encoding mRNA-binding translational activator GIS2 (highly similar to uniprot|P53849 Saccharomyces cerevisiae YNL255C), producing the protein MSGKACYICGKLGHLASDCDSEKLCYNCNKPGHVQSECTVPKTVEFKQCYNCGETGHVKTECTVQKCYNCDGFGHISRECDQPKRFRNNERSGPKVSCYKCGGPNHIAKDCLKSEPTCYNCGQAGHLSKDCQNGENEKVCYNCNGVGHIAKDCSSY; encoded by the coding sequence ATGTCAGGTAAGGCGTGTTATATTTGCGGGAAGTTGGGCCATTTGGCTAGTGATTGTGATTCTGAAAAGCTATGTTACAACTGTAACAAGCCAGGCCACGTCCAATCAGAATGTACTGTCCCAAAGACTGTCGAATTCAAGCAGTGTTATAACTGTGGCGAAACTGGTCATGTTAAGACTGAATGTACCGTTCAAAAATGTTACAACTGTGATGGCTTTGGTCACATCTCTAGAGAATGTGATCAACCAAAGAGATTCAGAAACAACGAGCGTAGTGGTCCTAAGGTTTCTTGTTACAAGTGCGGTGGCCCTAACCACATTGCTAAGGACTGTTTAAAGTCTGAACCAACTTGTTACAACTGTGGTCAAGCTGGCCATTTGTCCAAAGACTGTCAAAACGGTGAAAACGAGAAAGTTTGCTACAACTGCAACGGCGTCGGTCACATCGCCAAGGATTGCTCTTCCTATTAA
- the RTC4 gene encoding Rtc4p (some similarities with uniprot|P53850 Saccharomyces cerevisiae YNL254C Hypothetical ORF), with product MVSSSNASSDQLSQESLVIISSSSHEGFSYGKRHPTVALNGSLNKKLRVRSGSLEELSDSEFDVSAKEEEKKSTELQDPKSIDLETQFSDVESDLDSLNERNKGADMLELTDDESVHELPGSSRDFFDENDVEEMSMELIKMYSIGLNAEGVSEFKKSSASLVLPKNTEKSTYLKSNAVRQKFMTKYDLPPVLFLDQLESRTREHISVCDAILTGKVSSLYYSMAKTVQKNSKRQVITNEELRDLNILKFTAGYFGSRRQAIVGMLILETYGEKLKRNKNPVISFWGPYDFSQYILAPEVLSYLCMDDFKLNNIEDAWDIMQTTIEFGTMVADLSPLEVYEIECEEESLRRLRLPQQYSSMSYRDDPRRKQDSNVG from the coding sequence ATGGTCAGTAGCTCTAATGCGTCTTCAGATCAATTGAGCCAGGAATCTCTAGTGATaatctcttcatcatcacaTGAAGGATTTTCTTACGGTAAAAGGCACCCAACGGTGGCATTAAATGGCAGCTTGAATAAAAAGCTACGTGTACGCTCCGGCAGTTTGGAGGAGTTATCAGATTCGGAATTTGATGTTTCTGCCAAAGAggaggaaaagaaaagtacAGAACTCCAAGATCCCAAGTCAATTGACCTGGAAACACAATTCAGTGACGTTGAATCAGATTTAGACTCGCTGAACGAGAGAAACAAGGGTGCTGACATGCTTGAATTGACTGATGATGAGAGTGTCCATGAACTGCCGGGCAGTTCACGAGATTTTTTTGATGAGAACGACGTAGAAGAAATGTCAATGGAACTCATTAAGATGTATAGCATCGGTTTGAATGCGGAGGGTGTATCAGAGTTTAAAAAGAGCTCGGCTTCCCTTGTGTTGCCGAAGAATACTGAGAAAAGCACATACTTGAAATCAAACGCCGTAAGGCAAAAATTCATGACTAAATATGATCTTCCGCCAGTATTGTTTCTTGACCAGCTGGAATCTCGTACTAGAGAGCATATTTCTGTTTGTGATGCGATACTGACCGGAAAGGTCTCATCGTTGTATTATTCAATGGCGAAAACGGTTCAGAAAAACTCAAAACGTCAAGTGATTACAAACGAAGAACTACGAGATCTaaatatcttgaaattcaCCGCTGGGTACTTCGGATCCAGACGACAGGCTATCGTTGGAATGCTTATCCTCGAGACTTATGgtgaaaagttgaaaagaaataagaATCCTGTGATTTCATTCTGGGGCCCTTACGACTTTTCACAATATATCTTAGCCCCGGAAGTCTTAAGCTACTTGTGCATGGATGACTTCAAATTAAACAACATCGAAGATGCGTGGGATATTATGCAGACAACTATCGAGTTTGGAACAATGGTCGCAGACTTGAGTCCTTTAGAAGTTTACGAAATTGAATGCGAGGAAGAGTCTTTAAGGAGACTAAGACTACCACAACAATACTCTTCAATGAGCTACAGGGATGATCCGAGAAGGAAACAAGATTCGAACGTAGGATAA